In the Cannabis sativa cultivar Pink pepper isolate KNU-18-1 unplaced genomic scaffold, ASM2916894v1 Contig7, whole genome shotgun sequence genome, tgatgactCACACCAAAAGAGAGTTATTCAGTAATTCAAGAAATTGcctttcagaaaattgagcctctcactttctctctatagccgacccccctctctcttttcctcttcacaatttcgaaataccctagtgatagagtagtgcccacacacagcaagtggtacctcaatcatagtctggaagatcgtgaagaatccaactaAAGAGAAGGatattcggactcagatcttgataatactctgcgatagaaaggatacaagggttagagatctgagtggaaggagacatattattccgctgcaaccaatgtaaggtttccttaactttatatgtgtttattatcgttttagaaagttcatatttaggatgttaaataacatacttgtgagtagatctaagatccaggtaaaataaattccaacagccaTGTTGTTGTTTTCTCAGTTGTTCTGTGAGCCCAAAGCACTTGTGGTAGTTCATTGACCCATCTAACTTTGGAAGCGTCCAACTTCTTTTTGATAGTATTCTTTAAGGTTTTATCAACAGCTTCTACCTGCCCATTCGCTTGAGACCTGGATACTGACGAGAAGCTCTTAATAATCTTGTTCGTCTCGCAAAACTCAGTGAATAATTCACCATCGAACTGAGTTCCGCTATCAGATACTATCTTAATGGTATCCCAAACCTACAAATTATGTTCTTGACGACAAAGTTGAGAACTTTTTTGCAAGTTATGGAAACCAGAggttcagcctctgtccactctGTAAAGAAGTCAACCACCACCACTATGTGCTTTGCTCCTTTTGGTCACCTTTACGTTGGCTTCTCCTCAAACGTGTTGACTGTGTAGATCGTGTTGTCCACAAATTGGGAGGCCTTCGTGAGCTCGCAAGCTCTTTTCTAAGACGATGAGTAGTCTCTTCAGGTTGATTATTATCATTTTCCCCGTTGTCAGCCATAgagaaaaattttatttttggttagGAGGGattttttctgagctttttttacgtaggctctcaatgaaagcaccaaactgttaacgtaGATTTTTTTTAACGATAATAAGCCTATTTTCGTGATAGGATCAACCCAGAATTTAGTAGAAATCTAAGAAAGAATAATAAAGGAAAAATAACACCAAGTTTTTACGCAGTTTTGCAGTTaactctgcatagtccacgagttaatcttattcagatttttcTAATACAAACTAGGGTTCTTTTCTCCCTAGTATTTTTCATCCCTTTTTTGTACATTCTGCCCCTATTTATAATGACATGGGGTGGCAGTTAATTACATTCAGATACGAATCTCACAATAATATTTCCCTAAAATTGTGGGCCTTCATTATGCTCCACATAAATAAATGcagttattatttgaatatcTTACAGCTGTGATTTAAACTGCTTTTAATGAGTCAACGCTGACGTGGATTAATACATGCTACAAAATGTATCTCGCTGGGGCCCCTCGCTAGGTGCTTGAACACTCAATAGCAACAATAACCCTGGCAGCGAGCTGGAGCTTTCCCCATATCTTTCCGAGATTAATAATGTAAATCATGTCGTTTCTGTGTGTGAAGACATAACACTCCATCTGacaatcgcagttcttggtgacaaggtgaacttcagtagtcaacatcatttgaatgtcagcTTCCTTATGAGAGAGCTGATGTGACGGAGTAGTGGAGCCCATTGAGGAGCCCATTGAAAGATGTCTGGAGCTGATCAGTGAAGGTACCAGGAGTATGCCTTCCCATGGCAAGATGGATGTCTCGCTATTCGTTATCCATGTCCTTTAAGTTGTAACACTTAGTTAgtataatgtatattatacgctaagtgttctAACAGCCTACTCGTCTCGTCAACACCTTTTTACACATAGCGAGATTGATGCCTTGCTATGTATTATTGATGCCATCCTTACAATTATGTTCTCTAACGCGAAATAGTTTCTTGTCAATACGTGAATCAATAGTTTGTACATCTTTATCTCGCTTAAGACTATAAAGTCAACGAGTTATAGATATGCTCTATTAACTCcgcatttaatgagttattccatttaaTATTCTTTAATATAATTGTCATTATATTTGTTGATTCGTATTTCTTAAATCTTCATTAGgatttaattttcttaactaTTTTTAATCTTGTCTTGTAGTTGTGGAGCTGTCCTAGTGTCCATGGTTTTTTCTTGaggtttttacaaaaatattaaattttagataaaatttacaattttactattACAATACTGTCTTTTTATGAAATAACTGTAAAATAACACTACAGAATAATTAAAACATcagtaaaatatttaaaaaaaacaactgTGAAACAACCGTGAAAACATAACATATTACAcggtataaaacttacacagtatttaaaaaaaaaaaaattctgtcgtaataaaaaaaattacaaatttcaaTGTATATAGTATAAAAACCCTTTTTTTATTTGAGTCTCCCTTTTTTTCTATCTCTACCTCACCAGTGAGCTAGCCTAAGTGGCTTCAAGCGTCCATGGTTTTATCTTTCGggaatattgtatatgtatattatatatatatatttgctttTTGCTTTCCGCCTGCAATGGTAGCAGTATCAATATgtacaattataataaagtcGAGTGGAGTAGATAAAATGCAACGTGAGTCCGTACACTAATGATGGTCGTTGCACGTGTACTAAGACGTAAACGTCACATGGATGAGTGCCGATAAAGATAACATCAACCAATATCCTATATATAattatcacaaaaaaaaaaacaatatccTATATATGACTTTCTTAATCTTGTCAGCATTATCTTATACGAGAATTCATTCTCAGCCAGATCAACCTTAGGGAACCATTGATAACCCATCACAGTTAACTGAGTTAAGTGTTCCCAAAGAAACATGAATCACAACCTTCAATGTCAACTACTACATTCTgagtttttacttttttttagttCTTCAACAAACTTGGTGGAGTCAATGAGAacgaaagaaaattaaaatcttGTACGCATCAAAAATGCTAAACAGTACAGCGTTCCtaagcaaaaataaaatatgtatttcgAGTTTTAATAAGAAAACTACCACAAAACCATACAGTTTTCTTCAATCTCGTACCCATTTCACTGTATCCTAATTGCTAGTGCCAAAAACTCAAAGCTAAAATCAAAACCAGAATCGCTTTAGCAAATAAATCAAAACATTCTCATTTTCAATTAGTACATAAACCCACATCAAAACCCTTGAGCTCTCCTTCAATGCTCATCTACGAATCATAGCATTCAACACAATCTAATCCTCATTCTGACTTTCGTCTTTGACAAGCCTGATCATGTCATCAATTCTAAGAATCGTTATAGCAGCCTCCGTTGCAAACTGTACAAGGACATTTAGGGAAATGTTTGGTTGAGTGTAATGAAAAAGGGGATAAGAATTAaatatagtaaaattaaatttaagtaaaagagatatatagatatatatgtataaattaatTGTCTATTGGAATAGCCTTccctaatttatttttgaaagaaattgtctTCCCGCCTAAATAATGGAAAGgctatttaattttctattgcTTTAGACTGCAGTCAGACAATGAAATAGAAAAACAAAATGGATTACATTCATTATCCTTAGGGCCTGAATTTTACCTGAATTATCTTCACTTTGCTCATTGCAGGCTCAATGACTCCTGCTTCCAAGTTGTTGCGAACAGTACCCTTTAACAGATCCAATCCCATGCTgcaaaagttgaaaagaaagcCAAAAATTTAGCTCTAGAACAAAGGACAATTTCCATtccaagaaaaatatatattttcagaGTTTTCGGTCTAGGGTATACCCATGATTTTATAATTGTCCAAAAAATGAGTTTTTGCCTAATATCATTGCTCATTACAAACACCGGAACGGATAACAGTTAAAGTATTAAATAAAGATATGTAAAGTCAAATAGTTGTGCACTTGACACAATTGCAAACTGTCAAGTACACTTGCGCTAAAGTAGCATATGACATAAAAAGAAATGAAATAGTACAAAGGATGCTGAGAGCAATAAGATGGCATCTAACAGTCCAGCTTAGTTTGGAACAAAATCCAAGTTCGGTCCTCTCTGACAatgataacaaaattaaaatttagacGGACGTAAGGACCAGCAAAGTACCTAGATAGATGCTTCTTATCAGCCTTAGTCTGAGCAGTATGATGGTATGCCCGCAATTTTGCCACTAACTCAGTTGCATCCTTGGCAGCGTTGACAGAGAGAACCTACAGAAAGAGAGGTCGTCAAACATTTCAATTTCAGATCAGACCCATGGGGATACATAATGGACCCATAACATGTACAAAACTAAACCTTTGGTATGATCAGCAAAGATTCAGCAAACTCTGCAATAGCCAACTGCTCACGAGATCCTAAAGTTGTAGCAAGGTATTCCAAATACACAGATAATGCAGACTCGACTGCACCTCCACCTGCTACCACCTGCATACTCGGCCAACATAAAAATGAGCATAAACAATCAGAGTTCGTTCACTAGCCATCTCTCCAGATCAATAGTAAGAGTAACAAACATTTTTTGAAGTAAAAACACAATGAGTTTACTTTGTTCGCATTTCTGCCACAAAGGGTAGAAAATCTTTAAAGGACACAAGGTGATGTCAGAATTGTACAAAAAAATACAGAGACATGAGGGGCTCACAGTGTGCACAAATCAATAAGAAACGTAGAAACAACTCGAGGAGTAGCTCAAACAGTGAGGCATGCGGTTTGCTCCCACGAGGTATGGGGTTTAAGTCCTTTCCTCTTTTGGGTACCCCCATGTAGCAATTGGTATAGTTTCTTGGTCCCCAAATACTATGGGCTAAGGGAGAATTGTtaaaggaaaaagataaaaaattggCCCCCTCTATCAAGGAGCCCATTTAGTTGGGCATCCATGACAGTACTTAACTAAGGATGACTCTAATCATTGAAATGAACAGAATAGGCTTGAAATATAAACGAAGACAAATATGAAGGAGTCAACAGGTTGAAAActactttattttcattttcttttacaGTAAAATTTGGATTCAGATACATGTATCACATATCAGGAGAAAAGTTCATAATGTTTACCGTGTTTGACTCAAGGGTTCTCTTCACAATTGACAAAGCATCATGCAAAGCTCTCTCCATCTCATCAAGCATATAATCATTAGCACCTCGCAGGATCAATGAAACCTAGACAATTACACAATAATTAGATAATTCATTTTACACAGCAAGGTTTAACAAGGTGTTAAAGTTAAATGCCTCATGCATGACACTCATCTTGTAAATACTTCACCATGTACAAATAACTTTTAGGATAAAATAGTGATTAAGATCACAAGAGTAGTTTAAAGTAACAGAACTACCATTGATATAAATATAGAAGCAAGTATTAAGATTTTTATGTTATTGGTATTAAATTTGATTTGGATTCTTCAAATTAGACTCCTTATGAATTTAATTTTCCATTTGGTTTCTTAGATGTGGTTTTATGATTTATCTATAAATAGGATTAGCTGTGTTCATTAAATTCTTAGACATGATAAGAATTACTAAACAtttctttctcaagaatctTCTCATTCTAAGTTTTTCTATTTCTCACCTCCTCACTTCTTTTCTACCTTGTTCTACATCAAATAGTTATACTAGAAATCTTTTCATTTTAGTTGACACATAACATTAATAAAACTCTAATAGCTTTTCAATTTTTGTCTTATTCAATGCTTTAGAATGAAGCAACTCCTATACGGCTTATctcttattaataaaaaatttgtttcaTGTAAATTCTTTATAACCCTAAAATGTTTCACTTGTTACATTACATGTATATGATATAGTTTTGATTTGATAGTGAGGCCAAGTTAATACTGTAGCTACTTCATAAGAGTATGTAATGCAATTAAACCTCCAGACCAAATATAAATTGAGGTAATTAACTCAAGTACTCACTGCACTAGTATTTTTGGTCCCTTTTATCATTATCACATCATCATCTGAAATGCGCTCCTCTACAACTTCATCCGCAGATCCAAGAAATGATGGCTCAAATGTTTCCTCCCCTTCCATATCAGCAAATGTTGAGACCTGAAGACACATTATCATAATGAAAATCTACAAAAGTACCAATTGCAAATCTTAATAACATAACAGGGTTTAATACCCCACACTAACATGATTGCTGTAAAATTATCAAACAATGATTTAGTGTGTAGGCTACTTTAGTCATCATCACATCGACTAAGGATCTGTTGAGAGTATATAAATGAGAAAATTACCAAAGTTGCACCAGTAGCCTTGGCGACATGACGCATATCCTCTTTCCTAACACGTCTAACAGCAATAGCCCCAGCTTCAACAAAATACTGTAgtgacaaaaattaattaaaacaaaatacttaGTAAACCATATATCCATTGGTCAAAACCATTATTTATACATTCTTCCACaatgttaaataaaaattatatagatacTTCTTTAACTTCTTCAATTTAAACATGGTGAAATCTTTGAGCTATAAAACATTTATGTAACCCTGGAGCTATAAAACATTTATGTACCCGTTGATGTATAAAATaccttgaaaaaaattaaacttaattgtTACCTGAATTCAAACAGAAGTTAGCAGAACATGAATATGTAACTGTGTACAAGAAACAAACATCCTCTAAACAGAAAATGGACATGACGAAGACAATtagaaagaagaacaaaagcTTGCCTTGAGTGCCATGTCATCAATCCCCTTAGTAGTCAGAACAACATTTGCTCCTGCTTTGAGAAGTTTCTCAATACGCTCTTTCGTCATATCAGCTTCCCTGTTAAGATTTGGGTGTCATCAGTAAATTCTCTAACACATTAATCTGAAAAGAGCTTTAGGTCATTTTGCTAGTCACCTTTGACGAATTTTTTCAAGTTCCCTAGGATCAGTTACTAAGACTTGAACACCCATTTGCATTTTTGTTTTCTGAAGATTAAAGTCAATACATGCAATTCTTGCAGGGGAAACTCTAGTAGGCATTCCTTGAGCAGCACGTCCTGTATTTAAAGCATAACCATTCAAAAGATAACTTTCTCTTGCACTTTTCCCATGAGCTTTCAAAATATTGATTCCCTGGAACAGTAAAATGCAACATAGTTCAGTATctgaaaatgtaaaaaaaaacatcTTAACTGTTTATCTGCATCCTTTAAACCATATGTATAAACTATATAACCTCCATCAACAGATCACCACAGAATGGATAGCAACAAACCTTGATGGGATATCTAATTTCCCCTCGTGCATTGGTCATCTTTACAGCTTGTACAGAATCTACGACCTGCAAAGAAGAACTTGTACAAATACATAAGAAATTCCAAGAAGTAAATACAGCAGATATCATAAGTGCAAGATAAATCATACAgcaacaaaaatattaaaaagtcaAAACCCAACCATAAACTACCCACATAGGTAAAAAAAGTAAGAGTTGGACTatggaaaacaaattaaaccACGGATCTAAGAACACAAACTTATTAATGATATAGGAAATTTGAAATGAATGTTACTTTGAAAGGTATTGCTCCAATTAGTTGGTTGTGAGAAATAGCATACCAAATTTGCAAAGAAGTCACTATCACCAGCTATTAACTTTGATGACATGCTTGTCTTGGCACAGTTTACCAAAGAATCTTTTCCAAGCTTCTCAACCTTGAAAGAACAAGAAACAAAGGAATTATGAACATCTTATGCAAAATAAACATCATAAACGTGCATAATCTAATGCAAGAATAATATTTTTCACTGTAAATATACATTTCTACAAATACATATGAACAAATAAAGTAAGACTAAGTGGCAATAAAAACACCACAGACACATGTACTGCTCCGTGTGTGTCATAGTGTTGTTTAACCTCACTTTCAAGTATAAAAGATACATGTCAAACTTTAAACACCTTCCCCTAAACAAATTCATCACAGACGCCTTACCTTCACAGCCAATTTCTCCTCAACGTATTTACAGGCTTCCCTCATAGCAAGCTGTTCACATCAAGGCAAATACATAGATGTtaggtaataatacctaaggaATTCAACACACGAATTTCCATGTTAAAAAACTTAGGCATATGAAGATACTCACTCTATAACCACTGATAATGGAAGTCGGGTGAATCTTGTTCCTCACGAGATCATTTGCTCTCtgcaattattaaataaacatcACAGATTACTATGCCAACAACCTTCATGAAATCAGCTGAATCAGAAAGGTTTCTCACCTTAAGCAACTCTGCAGCTACTATGACCACGGAGGTAGTGCCATCTCCAACTTCTCGGTCTTGAAGCTCCGCCAATTCCACAAGCACCTATACACCACAAATGGAAGTCAAATCACATACATAgagaatatacaaaaatataatatacacaAACATGAAAATGtgtggaaaaaaaaatacaaacaaacaaaTGGAAAGCTTGTTCCACCTTGGCAGCAGGGTGCTCAACTTCTAACATCTTGAGAATGGTAGCTCCATCATTAGTAATAGTCACATCACCAATATCATCAACTAACATCTGAAGTAACAAAAAGGCAAAAGTAACATATTTAAGGGTCCTTAGGTCGAACAAAGCAGATTGGACTAAAATTTCCACAAGTAAAATGTCAAAATAAGGCTCGAGAAAATGGAAGGGTACCTTGTCAAGACCAACAGGACCGAGCGAGGTTTTGACAATGTTGGCAACAGATTGACAAGCCATCACTATACTCCCCAGAAAGACACACAAATAACATCAATGTAAACCTAAAAAATGTAGAAAAATACAAAGCATATGACAGCATATATGGATAAATAGAGCGAAGGAGAGTACCATTTTGGGTACGAACGTCCTGACCGGATTGGCGGTCGCCCATAATATCGGGGGTTTGTGCTGAGATAGACATTTTTAGGGTTTCGGAGTAAATGAAAAGAAACCCTAAATCAGATCTATAAGGAAGGAAAAAGAAGAAGTAGCAGACGGCGATTCCTGCGAACTGCCTCTTGAAACTTCACAACAACATACAATACAACATAAAACAacagcagcagcagcaacaacaacttccGCTTTAGAGAGTGAGTACCCCTACTGATGTTTTCCTTTGTTCACTAACGAAAGGGTTTTAGAAGCCGCGACGTCGTTTCAGTCTTCTATTtacttttcctttttatttttagacacGGGTACAACAACTAAAGCAATCAATTAGGTTATTTGGGtgatttcaaagaaaaaaaattattattataaaataatataaaatagatgaaaaaaaagaagaaataaaaagtgaatgagaatttctcagtTGTTTATTTCAGGGGTGaatccctatttatacaaaaatattgattaaaGGAATGAGAAACTAAATTAATATGCAATAAAGGAAAATACAATCAAGCATTAATGGTGATAATTAATTTGGTGATTTAGAcatctataaataatatttcataatactcccccttggatgtccataataattgCATTAATAAAAACCTTACTGAAAAACTTggtcaaaagaaaaagagtacaGTGTAAACTAGCttcccctcatttaggcattcgtggagatcttaaaatcgacgaatttcgatctagTTTGTCGTCTTCTCAAATATTGATGTTGttgataactttgtgaataagtttgcaagattAACACTTAATTGAATTtattgaacaccaatatgtattttcttgtaatgTAATTAAAGAAGAATTAGGTAAAATGTGTTCTAATTCTATTTCTATtttgaatctaaaatttaaagtcaaggacttaaatttataccaaatgtaCTATGAGTTTTattctagcttggaccaccactactaatctaattctaagtctgatttgcctgaagtaaacatatacaagtaggaaatttctaagattgaggatttatatcatttcgggatagagtgtcgggaatatagtcatctgcgccattcaatttcataagagaatatagaatgacatcataagcaaatgatttataaaccattcatccaatgatatactatgtaagcaaattcgaaatgaataagctaagaggaataactAAAGGATAATTccgatttaaaataagaatccaacgatgtcccggtaggcgagagtcaaagttattcttatttgtataaacttcttcattgtttcatattgtaaatacttatctaaggtgtcatttattgatgaacagctagatgttgcatttacaaatatttatctatcgagatctaacactattatgtttgtctaatggatgacaattcattaggatttgtcccgttaaaaacaacaagccaagttagaccaacaatgaagattcgaaattaaactacaattaataacagaaaacaacatggttcaatataaattcacacacaattcagatattattaagcatttagcaaataacaaagacatgtgaaaatacaaaactattatatcttaaataatttttaaggtttccaacaaactgatacagtgtcccggtaggcgagagtcaaaatatcattcattgaatagagttgtcagctcatctaaaatggacaccattctagcaacctttaatctatttttcaaaaaaaaaaattcaaaattatctgcatttaaataatgcaatttcgaaatttttgtgaaacaatgattaataaaataaaataaaatatattttgaaaattattcaaccataagttgttctgaaattaaaattttcaacttaaaataattttttatttaattaaatattttgaaaataactaatatttaagtatcaagaatgaaatcaacttaaatatttaattttcaaattaattacatgtattaaatacaagaattaattaatcaagtttaaaatcaacttaattattaattctaatttaatactaagaaaaatattctaatttaagttggtccaaaattaattaataaataattaatttttaacttaaaatattttcctaattaaatatcagaaaatataattatttactaGAAATAATTGGTGAGTGGGACACAACATATTGAAAGAGAGGCTTCATTTGCGTATGTGCACACTCCCTAATTGATGAAATAGTCATTTGACTACTTGGACCACGTTAATGTGAAGTTGGGCCTtggttttctaattaatttgaGTCCAAGTGATGTGCATAGAAGTCATTTGGTTTCACTTGTTGGATTTGAGCTTTTGAATTGGGCTTGTCATCTTCTTTCTATTTCATCAATTTGTCCATCAAATCTGAAAAATAGCACATAAAatctttataaattaaatatttccatttaaaataaatttataattaaaatcatgaaaataattaattaaattaattttatgccTGCAATTAAAGACttaaaatatacaaaatttGAGCTTTAAtcacaacccccaactagcttattgctagCGTCTAACGATTCAAGCGAACAAAAAGAATGTCAACATGATATTTTCTaggtcaaaattttgaaaaataacacaattattcaaataaaaTGTTAGTAACAATAACAAGCCAATAAGAACTATACAAAGTTACCTTGAATAAATCTAGAGTTGTTGTGAGTGTGTGCGCCAAACTTAAAccttcttaccacaaaccatagcaCATAAATGCTTTCGAAAAATGTACCAAGTAGAAGTCTCAACTCCATTAGCCTCACAGGtcattgaaaatatttatatatggctAAGGTATTCACTCATAGAGTTGGAAATTGAAAAGTGAGCACTCGAAATGAATATATCAATTTAGGACAAACATTTGAATAAACATTGAAACAAAAATAGGTTATGAATTATTTGAACAAACCACCATAAGAATACCACAAACCAGCTTTTCGGGATTTTTGAACAAAACTAGACAATCTTTTACATTTATTCTAGGAgccagaaaaaaataaaaaaaaaaatgaaatactacaaactttttttcttttcttttgtttttttgttctatttttttttatttttatttttgtttttgaacaAGAGGCAACATGTAATGATGGAAATGTATctcttgtttcttttttttttcttctttttttttttttacagcaagaaaataattacaaaaaaggcTCCCT is a window encoding:
- the LOC133033449 gene encoding T-complex protein 1 subunit alpha, with product MSISAQTPDIMGDRQSGQDVRTQNVMACQSVANIVKTSLGPVGLDKMLVDDIGDVTITNDGATILKMLEVEHPAAKVLVELAELQDREVGDGTTSVVIVAAELLKRANDLVRNKIHPTSIISGYRLAMREACKYVEEKLAVKVEKLGKDSLVNCAKTSMSSKLIAGDSDFFANLVVDSVQAVKMTNARGEIRYPIKGINILKAHGKSARESYLLNGYALNTGRAAQGMPTRVSPARIACIDFNLQKTKMQMGVQVLVTDPRELEKIRQREADMTKERIEKLLKAGANVVLTTKGIDDMALKYFVEAGAIAVRRVRKEDMRHVAKATGATLVSTFADMEGEETFEPSFLGSADEVVEERISDDDVIMIKGTKNTSAVSLILRGANDYMLDEMERALHDALSIVKRTLESNTVVAGGGAVESALSVYLEYLATTLGSREQLAIAEFAESLLIIPKVLSVNAAKDATELVAKLRAYHHTAQTKADKKHLSSMGLDLLKGTVRNNLEAGVIEPAMSKVKIIQFATEAAITILRIDDMIRLVKDESQNED